In a single window of the Pseudomonas sp. B21-015 genome:
- a CDS encoding efflux RND transporter periplasmic adaptor subunit, producing MRIQKKIALFAALLIVLAALGVWYAAKPATTKLTTSTAIPVRVVSVVEKDVPRYVSGIGSVLSLHSVVVRPQIDGILTQLLVKEGQRVNKGDLLATIDDRSIRASLDQARAQLGESQAQLQVAQVNLKRYKLLSVDDGVSKQTYDQQQALVNQLKATAQGNQASIDAALVQLSYTQIRSPVTGRVGIRTVDEGNFLRMTDTQGLFTVTQIDPIAVEFSLPQQMLPILQGLINDPQHTPVKAYIGADTDGETGNLLGEGHLTLIDNQINANTGTIRAKAEFANPAQKLWPGLLVTVKIQTALDKNALVVPPTVVQRGLDQHFVYRVNGDKVEVVQVQMVYQGSGQDIIKGVKPGDVLVSDGQSRLKPGSTVQVLTEPPQVVRSEPKP from the coding sequence ATGCGAATTCAGAAAAAAATCGCCCTGTTCGCCGCCCTTCTGATCGTCCTGGCAGCGCTGGGCGTGTGGTACGCCGCCAAACCCGCCACGACCAAACTGACCACCTCCACCGCCATTCCCGTGCGGGTGGTCAGCGTCGTCGAAAAAGATGTACCCCGCTACGTCAGCGGCATCGGTTCGGTGCTGTCCTTGCACAGCGTGGTGGTGCGTCCACAAATCGACGGCATCCTCACCCAACTGCTGGTCAAGGAAGGCCAACGGGTGAACAAAGGTGACCTGCTGGCCACCATCGACGACCGTTCGATCCGCGCCAGCCTCGACCAGGCCCGAGCGCAACTGGGCGAAAGTCAGGCGCAACTGCAAGTGGCGCAGGTCAACCTCAAACGTTACAAACTGCTGAGCGTCGACGACGGCGTGTCCAAACAGACCTACGACCAGCAACAAGCCCTGGTCAATCAACTCAAAGCCACTGCCCAAGGCAATCAGGCCTCGATCGATGCCGCTCTGGTGCAGCTTTCCTACACACAGATTCGCTCGCCCGTCACCGGTCGCGTCGGTATTCGCACGGTGGATGAAGGCAACTTCCTGCGCATGACCGACACCCAAGGCTTGTTCACGGTGACCCAGATCGACCCGATCGCCGTGGAGTTTTCCCTGCCGCAGCAAATGCTGCCAATCCTGCAGGGCCTGATCAACGATCCACAGCACACGCCGGTCAAGGCTTACATCGGTGCCGACACCGACGGCGAAACCGGCAACCTGCTGGGCGAAGGCCACCTGACCCTGATCGACAACCAGATCAACGCCAACACCGGCACCATCCGCGCCAAGGCCGAATTCGCCAACCCCGCACAGAAACTCTGGCCGGGCCTGCTGGTGACGGTAAAGATTCAGACAGCGCTGGATAAAAATGCACTGGTGGTGCCGCCCACCGTCGTGCAACGTGGCCTCGATCAACACTTCGTGTACCGGGTCAACGGCGACAAGGTCGAAGTCGTTCAGGTACAGATGGTTTATCAGGGCAGTGGCCAGGACATTATCAAAGGGGTGAAACCGGGCGATGTGCTGGTCAGCGACGGCCAATCGAGGCTCAAACCCGGCTCGACGGTTCAGGTACTGACTGAGCCACCGCAAGTGGTCCGGTCGGAGCCGAAACCATGA
- a CDS encoding YkgJ family cysteine cluster protein, with the protein MNTPFSCVGCGKCCTDHHVPLTLAEARMWAADGGQVIVLVEAFLTNGLGLPAQQREHAERRSVVVRSGACEAHVAITFAAYNVGPCRNLDEDNLCRIYERRPLVCRIYPMEINPHIPFNPTVKECPPESWETGPDLIIGGELVDQELAGLIQRSRQADRDEIQTKDAICALLGIRKTALKGDGFTAYLPDMTAFAMVIDQVAQQSLAGAGGEWVFHVSGDDIAGQVQAAGALVATEAPLNYAFISLRAA; encoded by the coding sequence ATGAATACACCGTTTTCCTGCGTAGGTTGTGGCAAATGCTGCACCGACCACCATGTGCCCCTGACACTGGCCGAAGCCCGTATGTGGGCGGCCGATGGCGGTCAGGTGATCGTGCTGGTGGAAGCCTTCCTCACCAATGGCCTGGGCCTGCCAGCGCAACAACGCGAACACGCCGAGCGCCGTTCGGTGGTGGTTCGAAGCGGCGCCTGCGAGGCGCATGTGGCGATCACCTTTGCCGCCTATAACGTCGGCCCTTGCCGGAATCTTGACGAAGACAACCTCTGTCGCATCTACGAACGTCGACCGTTGGTGTGCCGCATCTACCCGATGGAAATCAATCCGCACATCCCGTTCAACCCGACGGTTAAGGAATGCCCGCCCGAGTCGTGGGAAACAGGGCCGGATTTGATCATCGGTGGTGAGCTGGTGGATCAGGAACTGGCGGGATTGATCCAGCGCTCCCGGCAGGCGGATCGCGATGAGATTCAGACCAAGGATGCGATTTGTGCGCTATTGGGGATTCGGAAGACAGCGCTGAAGGGCGATGGCTTTACCGCTTATCTGCCGGACATGACGGCGTTTGCCATGGTCATTGATCAGGTGGCGCAGCAATCACTGGCGGGAGCTGGCGGTGAATGGGTATTTCACGTATCGGGCGATGATATTGCCGGGCAAGTGCAGGCGGCCGGGGCGCTGGTGGCGACTGAAGCGCCGCTGAACTATGCGTTTATTTCGCTGCGGGCGGCGTGA